The bacterium nucleotide sequence AACTCAGCGGTTCCCTTTGATCGCGAGGAAGGGAGCGCCACCGCTCCAGATCGCGAAAACCGAAGGCGCGTACCTCATCACTCCCGACGGCCAGCGGATACTCGACGCCGCGGGCGGCGCGGTCGTGGTGAACATTGGCCAGGGACGACGCGAGGTTGCCGATGCCTTCGCCGACACGGCCGCAGAGATCAGCTATCTGGTCCCGCCTTTCGCCAGCGAGAGCCGCGTAAGACTTGTCGAACGGCTCGTCGACGGCTGGCTGCCGCCGGGTCTCAGTCGCATCGTGTTCACGAGCGGCGGTTCCGACGCCGTCGATGCGGCCGTTCGCCTGGTTCGACAGCACCACCTGTCCGCCGGCCGGCCCGAGCGCTGGAAGGTGATCGGGCGTGATCTTTCCTACCACGGCACGACTCTCACTACGCTGGCCGTCGGTGGACACACGAAGCGGCGCAAGGGCTTCGAGCCGTGGTTGGTCGATCTTCCGAAAGCTCCCGCCTGCTTCTGCCTGCGCTGTCCGCTCGGCAAGAGCTACCCCGGCTGCAAGATCGGTTGCGCCGAGGAACTCGAAGCCGTGTTGAAGCGAGAAGACCCGAATACGGTTGCTGCGTTCATCGTGGAACCGATCGGCGGTTCGACGGCTGGAGCTTTGACGCCGCCGGATGAGTATCTGCCAAGGGTCGCGGAGATCTGTAAACGGCACGGCGTGCTGCTGATCGCCGACGAAGTCATGAGCGGCTTCGGACGCACAGGCAAGCGCTTCGCGGTCGACCACTGGGGTGTGGTGCCCGACATCCTGATCGGTGGAAAGGGGCTGACCGGTGGCTACGCGCCACTCTGCGCGATCGCGGCAAAACCCGAAGTCGTCGATCCAATCGGCGATGCCGGTGATGAGCTGATGTTCTACACCTACTCGGCGCATCCGGCGTCATGTGCGGTTGCTGACAAAGTGCTCGAAATCATGGAGCGGGAAAACCTGGTCGAGCGCGCCGCCGTCATGGGCGAACGCCTGAGGCAACGCCTGGCCGGTCTCGAAGCCCACCCAAACGTCGCAGAGATCCGCGGACGCGGGCTGCTTCTGGCCATCGAGATCGTTCGCGATCGAGACACGCTAGAACCTTTTCCCACCTCCATCGGGATGACGAACAAAGTCCTCGGCGCAGCGTTCGCCCAAGGTGTGATGGTGTACCCGGGCGGCTGTGACCCGGCGCGCGACGTGATTACACTCGGCCCGCCACTGATCATCGACGACGATGACATCGAACGAATCGCCAACGCGCTCGAGATCGGTATTCCCAGTGCGGTCGAGCGCGCAAACGCACAACTCGCGGGCTGAACAGGCGGCTCGAAGAGTCGGGCTACAGCCTCTATCAACAAGGAGTTCCTAGATGATCCTGGATCGCTTCCAGATGAAGGATCGCGTCGCCATCGTCACGGGCGCAGGACGCGGAATCGGTGCAGGGATCGCCACCGCGTTTTCCGAGGTCGGCGCCCACGTCGTCTGCTCGGCGCGCACGCAGTCGCAGATCGACGAAGTAGCGCAAACGGTACGATCGAATGGCTCGCGGGCACTCGCGGTGCAATGTGACGTGACCGAGCGCGAACAGCTCGAGAACCTGGTCGAGGCTACGATGAAGGAGTTCGGCCGCATCGACGTTGTGGTCAATAACGCCGGTGGCACTCCGCCGAAGCCGATCCTGCGCACGAGCGAAAAGATGTTCGAAGATGCTTTTCGCTTCAACGCGACGTCCGCCTTCCTGCTCAGTCGCTTCGCCATTCCTCCGATGCTCGAGACGGCCGGAGGAGGCAGCATCGTGAACATCTCTTCCGCGATGGGACGCTTCACTGACCGAGGCTTCGTCGCCTATGGCACCGCCAAGGCCGCCCTCGCCCATATGACGCGCCTGATGGGCGTTGAACTCGCCCCCAGAATCCGGGTGAACGGGATTGCGGTGGGATCGGTCGAGACCTCGGCACTCGGGCCCTTCGTAGAGGACCGCGAACGACGCGAGCAGATGGAAAACCTGACGCCGCTGCGGCGCCTTGGAACGACGGAAGACATCGCGATCTGCGCAACCTACCTGGCCTCTGACGCCGGGAGTTTCGTTACGGGAAAGATGTTCGAGATCGATGGAGGCATCGAGGCGAGCAACTTCCCGTTCCAGATCCCGGACCTCTAACCCACGCGGGATTCAGCCAGACTGAAGTGATGGACTCTAGGCCATAGGCAGAGCAAACGAGTCTTCGACGGGCTTCTTGCCGTCGAAGAACGGGCCCAGGACCTTCTGTAGTTCGTCGATACTCCACTCGTTCTCATTTTCGAAGTCCAGAGCGGGCTGCGGTCGCTCGTAAACGCGAACGTGTTTGCCCCAGACCTGTAAGAGATTTCCCGAAACATGAGATGCGTGGGGAGACGCCAGCCAGCCGACGACGGGGCCGATGTGATCTGGCGCCATCTGATCGAAGCCTTCTTCCGGCTTTGCGAAGATGCTCGCCCAGGGCCCCTGCATGGTCATGCGGGTACGTGCTCGAGGAAGAATCACGTTCGCAGTTGCGCCAAAGCGCTGTGCCTCGCGCGCGGCCGAGAGCGTAAGGAAAGTGATCCCACCCTTGGCGGCCGCGTAGTTCGGCTGGCCTACATTTCCCATCAAGAAGGCGTCGGACGCGGTACTGATCAGGCGCCCGTAAAGCGGTTCACCGCCCGATGCCTTCGACTTTTCGCGCCAGAACGACATGGTGTGGCGAATCATGCAGAAGTGACCCTTGACGTGAACGCGGATGACCGAGTCGAACTGCTCCTCGGTCATCTTCACGATCATGCCGTCGCGCGAGAAGCCCGCGTTGTTCACGAGAATGTTCAAGTCGCCGAAGTGATCCACCGCCGCCTGCACGATGCTCTGCGCGGCATCCCAGTCCGCGACGTCGCCAAATGCAGCCACGGCCTTGCCTCCGAGGTTCTCGATTTCCTCCACGACCGACTTCGCGGGTTCTTCGCTCGCGCCCGTGCCGTCCGATGCCGTTCCGAGGTCGTTGACCACGACACTCGCACCGTGGCTCGCGAGTTCGAGCGCCTCAATGCGACCCAGACCCTGACCCGCTCCCGTGACGATCGCGACCTTTCCGTCGAGGATTCCCATTTTTCAGCTCCTAGATGCGTTCGATGATGGTGGCCGTTCCGACCGCCGAACCGCAGCACATCGTGATGAGTGCGGTGTTCTTGTTCTGTCGTTCGAGTTCGTGAAGCGCAGTCACGATCAGGCGCGAACCGGTTGCCCCGACCGGATGGCCCAGAGCAATTGCGCCACCGTTCACGTTGACGCGATCGAGATCGATGTCGGGGAAAGCGCGCATCCACGCGAGCGCGACCGCGGCAAACGCCTCATTGCACTCGAAGAGATCGATATCCGAAATGCTCATTCCACTCTTTTCGAGCACCTTCTTCGTCGCATCGATTGGACCTTCGAGCAGAAAGTAGGGATCCGCTCCGACGACGACGTCCTGACGAATGCGCGCCCGAGCTTGTAGCCCGTGCGCCTTTGCCTTCTCCGGCGTCATGTACAGCAGACCCGCGGCACCGTCGGAAACCTGTGAGGAGTTTCCCGCGGTGTGGATGCCACCTTCTTCTACCGGCTTCAACTGTGCGAGACCGTCGAGCGTGGTCGCGCGCAGACCCTGATCGGAATCGACGCGACGAGTCTCACCGGTGGGTGCCCCGTCGGCCCCGAGCGCGGGTGCGTCGAGTGGCAGGATTTCGCGCTCAAAGCGCCCCTGATCTCGCGCCTGGGCGGCCAGATTCTGCGAGCGCAGCGCAAACTCGTCGACATCCTTGCGTTCGATGCCCCACTTCTGTGCGATCCGCTCCACGGAGATGAACTGCGAAGCCGCTTGATCCCAGGGATAGTCGGGCGGTTGAAAGTAGCCGGGGCCGTTGATCACGTTGGCGCCCAGGCCCACGTGACTCATCAACTCGATTCCGCAGGCGAGCCCGCAATCGATGCTGCCGCCCTTGATCAACGCGTTGACCAGATTGTTCGCCTGCTGCCCGGAGCCGCACTGAACATCGACCGTCGTTCCCGCGGTGGTGTAATCGTCGCTCTTCGACAACCACGCGTGACGGGTGATGTTATTCGACTGCTCCCCTGCTTGCGTGACGCAGCCACCAAAAACCTGCTCGACGTCTTTCGGCTCGATTCCGGCCTTCTCCACCAGGCCCATCTGCAGCTGACCCAGAACCTGAGCTGCGTGGAAACCGGATAGATCTCCCTTGCCCATCTTGCCGCGACCGATCGGGGTACGCAGCGCTTCTACGATGACGGATTCAGACATCTCGTCTCTCCCTTAGAGTTTTCCGAGGATCATTGCGCTCGTGGGCACACCCACGCCAGCGGTGACCAGAACGTGATCGTTCTTCTCGGGTTGATTCGTGGAAGTTCCGCGGATCAATCGCGTGCCTTCTACGATTCCATTCACACCGTGGATATACGCTTCTGAAAGCTGGCCGCCGTGAGTATTCGTCGGCAAGCGACCGCCGACCTTCAAGGCGCCGTTGTTGATGAAGTCTTTTGCTTCTCCGCGTTTGCAGAAGCCGAAGGACTCGAGCTGGAAGAGTACGATCGAAGAAAAGGCGTCATAGATGATCGCCGCATCGATGTCGTCGGGGCCGAGGCCCGACATCTCGTACATCTGGCTCGCGACCAGTTCCATCTCGGGCAGGTAGCTGATGTCGTCGCGGTAGAAGCTGGTCATCTGCTCCTGCTCTGCGGAAAAGGCCGTCGCGACGCCCCGGATCAAGGCGGCCGGGTTCTTTGCGTCCTTTGCGCGTTCCGGTGTCGTGATCACCGCAGCACAACCACCGTCTGTCTCCTGACAGCAGTCGTACAGGCGCAGCGGCTCGGCGATCCAGCGCGCCTCCATGTACTCGTCCATCGTGAGAGGACGCTTGTGGAAGAACGCCGCCGGATTGTTGACCGCGTGCCCGCGCATCGCCAGAGCGACTTCGGCCAGATCCTCGGCCTTGGCGCCGTAGTCGTGCATATAGCGCTGCGTGAACATGGCCACCCAGCTGGCGGGCGTCATCAGACCCCAGGGCATGTACCAGCTCCAGTGGATCAGGTCGGCCGTCACGATATCGCCCGAGACACCTTCGCTATAGCGTTGACCGGAGCGGCCGTTGAGCGCGCGGTACACCACCACGTACTTTGCCGATCCCGTGGCCAGGGCCATCGCGGCCTGGTGCACCACACCGATCGCTGCGCCACCTCCGTACGGGATGCGACTGTAGAACGTCACGTCGCCAATCCCGACCGCGCGCGCGATGTCGACTTCGTCGTTCGTATCGAGTGTGAAACTGGTCAGGCCATCGACCTCACTCGGGTCGATCCCCGCATCTTCG carries:
- a CDS encoding steroid 3-ketoacyl-CoA thiolase, whose translation is MSESVIVEALRTPIGRGKMGKGDLSGFHAAQVLGQLQMGLVEKAGIEPKDVEQVFGGCVTQAGEQSNNITRHAWLSKSDDYTTAGTTVDVQCGSGQQANNLVNALIKGGSIDCGLACGIELMSHVGLGANVINGPGYFQPPDYPWDQAASQFISVERIAQKWGIERKDVDEFALRSQNLAAQARDQGRFEREILPLDAPALGADGAPTGETRRVDSDQGLRATTLDGLAQLKPVEEGGIHTAGNSSQVSDGAAGLLYMTPEKAKAHGLQARARIRQDVVVGADPYFLLEGPIDATKKVLEKSGMSISDIDLFECNEAFAAVALAWMRAFPDIDLDRVNVNGGAIALGHPVGATGSRLIVTALHELERQNKNTALITMCCGSAVGTATIIERI
- a CDS encoding SDR family NAD(P)-dependent oxidoreductase, whose translation is MGILDGKVAIVTGAGQGLGRIEALELASHGASVVVNDLGTASDGTGASEEPAKSVVEEIENLGGKAVAAFGDVADWDAAQSIVQAAVDHFGDLNILVNNAGFSRDGMIVKMTEEQFDSVIRVHVKGHFCMIRHTMSFWREKSKASGGEPLYGRLISTASDAFLMGNVGQPNYAAAKGGITFLTLSAAREAQRFGATANVILPRARTRMTMQGPWASIFAKPEEGFDQMAPDHIGPVVGWLASPHASHVSGNLLQVWGKHVRVYERPQPALDFENENEWSIDELQKVLGPFFDGKKPVEDSFALPMA
- a CDS encoding lipid-transfer protein, with translation EDAGIDPSEVDGLTSFTLDTNDEVDIARAVGIGDVTFYSRIPYGGGAAIGVVHQAAMALATGSAKYVVVYRALNGRSGQRYSEGVSGDIVTADLIHWSWYMPWGLMTPASWVAMFTQRYMHDYGAKAEDLAEVALAMRGHAVNNPAAFFHKRPLTMDEYMEARWIAEPLRLYDCCQETDGGCAAVITTPERAKDAKNPAALIRGVATAFSAEQEQMTSFYRDDISYLPEMELVASQMYEMSGLGPDDIDAAIIYDAFSSIVLFQLESFGFCKRGEAKDFINNGALKVGGRLPTNTHGGQLSEAYIHGVNGIVEGTRLIRGTSTNQPEKNDHVLVTAGVGVPTSAMILGKL
- a CDS encoding SDR family oxidoreductase, with the protein product MILDRFQMKDRVAIVTGAGRGIGAGIATAFSEVGAHVVCSARTQSQIDEVAQTVRSNGSRALAVQCDVTEREQLENLVEATMKEFGRIDVVVNNAGGTPPKPILRTSEKMFEDAFRFNATSAFLLSRFAIPPMLETAGGGSIVNISSAMGRFTDRGFVAYGTAKAALAHMTRLMGVELAPRIRVNGIAVGSVETSALGPFVEDRERREQMENLTPLRRLGTTEDIAICATYLASDAGSFVTGKMFEIDGGIEASNFPFQIPDL
- a CDS encoding aspartate aminotransferase family protein; the protein is MDDARTQRFPLIARKGAPPLQIAKTEGAYLITPDGQRILDAAGGAVVVNIGQGRREVADAFADTAAEISYLVPPFASESRVRLVERLVDGWLPPGLSRIVFTSGGSDAVDAAVRLVRQHHLSAGRPERWKVIGRDLSYHGTTLTTLAVGGHTKRRKGFEPWLVDLPKAPACFCLRCPLGKSYPGCKIGCAEELEAVLKREDPNTVAAFIVEPIGGSTAGALTPPDEYLPRVAEICKRHGVLLIADEVMSGFGRTGKRFAVDHWGVVPDILIGGKGLTGGYAPLCAIAAKPEVVDPIGDAGDELMFYTYSAHPASCAVADKVLEIMERENLVERAAVMGERLRQRLAGLEAHPNVAEIRGRGLLLAIEIVRDRDTLEPFPTSIGMTNKVLGAAFAQGVMVYPGGCDPARDVITLGPPLIIDDDDIERIANALEIGIPSAVERANAQLAG